The Tenebrio molitor chromosome 3, icTenMoli1.1, whole genome shotgun sequence genome contains a region encoding:
- the ssh gene encoding protein phosphatase Slingshot isoform X8, with protein sequence MKLELFRGSTSAPRVVNDPIGSTRDVAEVWNALPSEKMTVDHDGMWMYNPPSFIRGLMDGSTGPQDDNMDTNRNPKSLSECYFAGKGTALVLPAAEAQKSSRRPDAQDSNIRKHLQSIVDLLRPEETLKMAVKLESVHPTRIRYLVIVSRMGKRGEESCLLGIDCNERTTVGLVLKVMADTAIRLDGDGGFSVSVCSRHHIFKPVSVQAMWSALQTLHKVSSKAREQNYFQGGLTHDWVDYYEKRIESDRSCLNEWHAMDNLESKRPPSPDSIRTKPREREETEKVIRTTLKEIMMSVDLDEVTSKYIRTRLEEDLDMDLGEYKSFIDQEMLTILGQMDAPTEIFDHVYLGSEWNASNYEELQRNGVGHILNVTREIDNFFPGTFNYYNVRVCDDEKTDLLKYWDDTFKYITSAKRNGSKVLVHCKMGVSRSASVVIAYAMKAYNWDFRTAMHHVKEKRTCIKPNTSFLSQLETYQGILDAMKNKEKLQRSKSETNLKSPTGGDSKPDKILVGSEPTPIVRALPKHVALSGQDLRNLGTRPKSWSPDNLPETEKEPSEKSPVSVSLEDLSQKSASKESVVKDKTTQARHVLMPCDNGESYSVSQNQIVHLPGQHKDVPSVKERVSELESNSRTEENNSGEKSPPTVRANLPKKEIWDPGDDLQKTSSCNSTSDSCDSQTESSSAVVSNNNNQKVWTSLTVLKNEPDSAALRNSINQKGVRKDGDPFSNQLDRVFDREEKKQQRISTTTATLPAEPPEARECPSRQSSWSSYDSAVVLQNEVGLSRHSSWGSGDTRLLPSRNSSWGSYDMRPKGAVHYRNEKGEKVLHAEYLETGSSGIFPYDKEDIPWHPGTVKRTKQKIEENNVKNGTDGTVTKSSSSETLFEYSVEQDRERQQPTEAINAHLIKNLNVTTVPSPSAISPTVGIPGDGSGAASPSRLSVSAPEPSCMDLVAADCSLSRSASNVSTSAAHCSSVRQHRTTFLENLPRELNSKTAAKTADGSTGVVKSLKKEFEAKTNNEAEIAAATANKVNSLPASPVCSRTTTQKRK encoded by the exons CCTCAGCGAGTGCTACTTCGCGGGCAAGGGTACAGCCTTGGTGCTGCCGGCCGCGGAGGCGCAGAAGTCCAGCAGACGGCCCGACGCCCAAGACAGCAACATCCGGAAGCACCTCCAGTCCATCGTCGATCTGCTGCGGCCGGAAGAGACGCTCAAGATG GCCGTCAAGCTGGAGAGCGTCCATCCGACCCGCATCCGCTACCTGGTGATCGTCTCGAGGATGGGGAAGCGCGGCGAGGAGTCCTGCCTGCTCGGCATCGACTGCAACGAGAGGACGACCGTCGGACTCGTCCTGAAAGTCATGGCCGACACGGCGATCCGATTGGACGGAGATGG GGGATTCAGCGTCAGCGTCTGCAGCCGTCATCACATCTTCAAGCCGGTGTCCGTCCAGGCGATGTG GTCGGCCCTCCAGACTCTGCACAAGGTCAGTTCGAAGGCGCGCGAGCAGAACTACTTCCAAGGCGGTCTGACCCACGACTGGGTCGATTATTATGAAAAGAGGATCGAATCGGACAGATCCTGTCTCAACGAATGGCACGCGATGGACAATCTCGAGTCGAAGAGACCGCCGTCGCCCGATTCCATCCGGACCAAGCCAAGGGAACGCGAGGAGACCGAAAAGGTGATCAGGACGACGCTTAAGGAGATCATGATGTCGGTGGATCTCGACGAGGTGACCAGCAAGTACATCAGGACCAGGTTGGAGGAGGACCTGGACATGGACCTGGGGGAGTACAAGAGCTTCATCGACCAGGAGATGTTGACCATCCTCGGACAGATGGACGCCCCGACGGAGATCTTCGACCACGTCTATCTGGGTTCGGAGTGGAACGCATCGAACTACGAGGAGTTGCAAAGGAACGG AGTGGGTCACATCTTGAACGTGACCAGAGAAATCGACAACTTCTTCCCCGGCACCTTCAACTACTACAACGTGAGGGTGTGCGACGACGAAAAAACCGATCTGTTGAAATACTGGGACGACACCTTCAAATACATCACCAGTGCCAAACGGAACGGTTCCAAGGTCCTGGTGCACTGCAAGATGGGCGTGAGCAGGTCGGCGTCGGTGGTGATTGCGTACGCGATGAAAGCCTACAATTGGGACTTCCGCACGGCGATGCACCACGTCAAGGAGAAGAGAACGTGCATCAAGCCCAACACTAGCTTCTTGTCGCAGCTGGAGACCTACCAAGGCATCTTGGACGCGATGAAGAACAAGGAGAAGCTGCAGAGATCCAAGTCCGAGACGAACTTGAAGTCGCCGACGGGCGGCGACTCCAAACCGGACAAGATCCTGGTGGGGAGCGAACCCACTCCCATCGTCCGGGCTTTACCGAAGCACGTCGCCTTGTCCGGTCAGGACTTGAGGAATTTGGGGACGCGACCCAAGTCGTGGTCGCCGGACAACCTCCCCGAGACGGAGAAGGAGCCGTCGGAGAAGTCGCCGGTCTCGGTGTCGCTCGAGGACCTCAGCCAGAAATCGGCGTCCAAAGAGAGCGTCGTCAAAGACAAGACGACGCAGGCGCGACACGTTCTGATGCCGTGCGACAACGGCGAGTCGTACAGCGTGTCGCAGAACCAGATCGTGCACCTTCCCGGACAGCACAAGGACGTGCCGTCGGTGAAGGAGCGCGTCAGCGAGCTCGAATCCAACAGCAGGACCGAAGAGAACAACTCGGGCGAGAAATCGCCGCCGACGGTGCGGGCCAACCTGCCGAAGAAGGAAATCTGGGATCCGGGCGATGACCTGCAGAAGACGTCTTCCTGTAACAGTACAAGTGATTCCTGTGATTCCCAAACTGAGAGTAGTAGTGCAGTAGTGAGTAATAATAACAACCAGAAGGTGTGGACTTCGTTGACCGTGCTGAAGAACGAGCCGGACAGTGCCGCGTTGCGGAACAGTATTAACCAGAAAGGGGTGCGGAAGGACGGCGATCCGTTTTCGAACCAGCTGGATCGCGTGTTCGACCGCGAAGAGAAGAAACAGCAGAGGATCTCGACGACGACGGCGACACTGCCGGCGGAACCTCCCGAAGCGAGGGAGTGTCCGTCGAGGCAGAGCTCGTGGAGTTCGTACGACAGCGCGGTCGTGCTGCAGAACGAGGTGGGGTTGTCGAGGCACAGTTCGTGGGGTTCCGGCGACACTCGACTCCTGCCGTCGAGGAACAGCTCGTGGGGTTCGTACGACATGCGGCCCAAAGGAGCGGTGCACTACCGCAACGAGAAGGGGGAGAAGGTGCTGCACGCCGAGTACCTCGAGACCGGCTCCTCGGGGATCTTCCCCTACGACAAAGAAGACATTCCGTGGCATCCCGGGACGGTGAAGAGGACGAAACAGAAGATCGAGGAGAACAACGTGAAGAACGGCACCGACGGCACCGTGACGAAGTCGTCCTCCTCGGAGACGCTGTTCGAGTATTCGGTGGAGCAGGACAGGGAGAGGCAGCAGCCAACGGAGGCGATCAACGCCCACCTGATCAAGAATTTGAACGTGACGACGGTGCCGTCGCCGAGTGCCATATCGCCGACGGTCGGGATCCCGGGGGACGGGTCGGGCGCGGCGAGCCCGTCGAGGCTGTCGGTGAGCGCACCGGAGCCGTCGTGCATGGACCTGGTGGCGGCGGACTGTTCGCTGTCGAGATCGGCGTCGAACGTGTCGACGAGCGCCGCCCACTGCTCGTCGGTGAGACAGCACCGCACCACCTTCTTGGAAAACCTGCCCCGAGAGTTGAACAGCAAGACGGCGGCGAAAACGGCCGACGGTTCGACCGGGGTGGTGAAGAGCCTCAAGAAGGAGTTCGAAGCGAAGACGAACAACGAGGCTGAAATCGCGGCGGCGACGGCGAACAAAGTGAACAGCCTGCCCGCGTCCCCC GTATGTTCGAGAACAACAACACAGAAGCGCAAGTGA
- the ssh gene encoding protein phosphatase Slingshot isoform X3 — MINSPIKNEILFGTLRLKGRLPRFVPRIVVRCVHLWIKTDSMDGSTGPQDDNMDTNRNPKSLSECYFAGKGTALVLPAAEAQKSSRRPDAQDSNIRKHLQSIVDLLRPEETLKMAVKLESVHPTRIRYLVIVSRMGKRGEESCLLGIDCNERTTVGLVLKVMADTAIRLDGDGGFSVSVCSRHHIFKPVSVQAMWSALQTLHKVSSKAREQNYFQGGLTHDWVDYYEKRIESDRSCLNEWHAMDNLESKRPPSPDSIRTKPREREETEKVIRTTLKEIMMSVDLDEVTSKYIRTRLEEDLDMDLGEYKSFIDQEMLTILGQMDAPTEIFDHVYLGSEWNASNYEELQRNGVGHILNVTREIDNFFPGTFNYYNVRVCDDEKTDLLKYWDDTFKYITSAKRNGSKVLVHCKMGVSRSASVVIAYAMKAYNWDFRTAMHHVKEKRTCIKPNTSFLSQLETYQGILDAMKNKEKLQRSKSETNLKSPTGGDSKPDKILVGSEPTPIVRALPKHVALSGQDLRNLGTRPKSWSPDNLPETEKEPSEKSPVSVSLEDLSQKSASKESVVKDKTTQARHVLMPCDNGESYSVSQNQIVHLPGQHKDVPSVKERVSELESNSRTEENNSGEKSPPTVRANLPKKEIWDPGDDLQKTSSCNSTSDSCDSQTESSSAVVSNNNNQKVWTSLTVLKNEPDSAALRNSINQKGVRKDGDPFSNQLDRVFDREEKKQQRISTTTATLPAEPPEARECPSRQSSWSSYDSAVVLQNEVGLSRHSSWGSGDTRLLPSRNSSWGSYDMRPKGAVHYRNEKGEKVLHAEYLETGSSGIFPYDKEDIPWHPGTVKRTKQKIEENNVKNGTDGTVTKSSSSETLFEYSVEQDRERQQPTEAINAHLIKNLNVTTVPSPSAISPTVGIPGDGSGAASPSRLSVSAPEPSCMDLVAADCSLSRSASNVSTSAAHCSSVRQHRTTFLENLPRELNSKTAAKTADGSTGVVKSLKKEFEAKTNNEAEIAAATANKVNSLPASPVSLHQDKERVDEMNFKNLLGMFENNNTEAQVTKRPKTSKPVIPRNARFSCVEVSSKWKGGGGERGAEKPPMSPVVRNSPQCLMATVIASATKKQQQYGKSHPLAKLTINRHNNPLYNTM, encoded by the exons CCTCAGCGAGTGCTACTTCGCGGGCAAGGGTACAGCCTTGGTGCTGCCGGCCGCGGAGGCGCAGAAGTCCAGCAGACGGCCCGACGCCCAAGACAGCAACATCCGGAAGCACCTCCAGTCCATCGTCGATCTGCTGCGGCCGGAAGAGACGCTCAAGATG GCCGTCAAGCTGGAGAGCGTCCATCCGACCCGCATCCGCTACCTGGTGATCGTCTCGAGGATGGGGAAGCGCGGCGAGGAGTCCTGCCTGCTCGGCATCGACTGCAACGAGAGGACGACCGTCGGACTCGTCCTGAAAGTCATGGCCGACACGGCGATCCGATTGGACGGAGATGG GGGATTCAGCGTCAGCGTCTGCAGCCGTCATCACATCTTCAAGCCGGTGTCCGTCCAGGCGATGTG GTCGGCCCTCCAGACTCTGCACAAGGTCAGTTCGAAGGCGCGCGAGCAGAACTACTTCCAAGGCGGTCTGACCCACGACTGGGTCGATTATTATGAAAAGAGGATCGAATCGGACAGATCCTGTCTCAACGAATGGCACGCGATGGACAATCTCGAGTCGAAGAGACCGCCGTCGCCCGATTCCATCCGGACCAAGCCAAGGGAACGCGAGGAGACCGAAAAGGTGATCAGGACGACGCTTAAGGAGATCATGATGTCGGTGGATCTCGACGAGGTGACCAGCAAGTACATCAGGACCAGGTTGGAGGAGGACCTGGACATGGACCTGGGGGAGTACAAGAGCTTCATCGACCAGGAGATGTTGACCATCCTCGGACAGATGGACGCCCCGACGGAGATCTTCGACCACGTCTATCTGGGTTCGGAGTGGAACGCATCGAACTACGAGGAGTTGCAAAGGAACGG AGTGGGTCACATCTTGAACGTGACCAGAGAAATCGACAACTTCTTCCCCGGCACCTTCAACTACTACAACGTGAGGGTGTGCGACGACGAAAAAACCGATCTGTTGAAATACTGGGACGACACCTTCAAATACATCACCAGTGCCAAACGGAACGGTTCCAAGGTCCTGGTGCACTGCAAGATGGGCGTGAGCAGGTCGGCGTCGGTGGTGATTGCGTACGCGATGAAAGCCTACAATTGGGACTTCCGCACGGCGATGCACCACGTCAAGGAGAAGAGAACGTGCATCAAGCCCAACACTAGCTTCTTGTCGCAGCTGGAGACCTACCAAGGCATCTTGGACGCGATGAAGAACAAGGAGAAGCTGCAGAGATCCAAGTCCGAGACGAACTTGAAGTCGCCGACGGGCGGCGACTCCAAACCGGACAAGATCCTGGTGGGGAGCGAACCCACTCCCATCGTCCGGGCTTTACCGAAGCACGTCGCCTTGTCCGGTCAGGACTTGAGGAATTTGGGGACGCGACCCAAGTCGTGGTCGCCGGACAACCTCCCCGAGACGGAGAAGGAGCCGTCGGAGAAGTCGCCGGTCTCGGTGTCGCTCGAGGACCTCAGCCAGAAATCGGCGTCCAAAGAGAGCGTCGTCAAAGACAAGACGACGCAGGCGCGACACGTTCTGATGCCGTGCGACAACGGCGAGTCGTACAGCGTGTCGCAGAACCAGATCGTGCACCTTCCCGGACAGCACAAGGACGTGCCGTCGGTGAAGGAGCGCGTCAGCGAGCTCGAATCCAACAGCAGGACCGAAGAGAACAACTCGGGCGAGAAATCGCCGCCGACGGTGCGGGCCAACCTGCCGAAGAAGGAAATCTGGGATCCGGGCGATGACCTGCAGAAGACGTCTTCCTGTAACAGTACAAGTGATTCCTGTGATTCCCAAACTGAGAGTAGTAGTGCAGTAGTGAGTAATAATAACAACCAGAAGGTGTGGACTTCGTTGACCGTGCTGAAGAACGAGCCGGACAGTGCCGCGTTGCGGAACAGTATTAACCAGAAAGGGGTGCGGAAGGACGGCGATCCGTTTTCGAACCAGCTGGATCGCGTGTTCGACCGCGAAGAGAAGAAACAGCAGAGGATCTCGACGACGACGGCGACACTGCCGGCGGAACCTCCCGAAGCGAGGGAGTGTCCGTCGAGGCAGAGCTCGTGGAGTTCGTACGACAGCGCGGTCGTGCTGCAGAACGAGGTGGGGTTGTCGAGGCACAGTTCGTGGGGTTCCGGCGACACTCGACTCCTGCCGTCGAGGAACAGCTCGTGGGGTTCGTACGACATGCGGCCCAAAGGAGCGGTGCACTACCGCAACGAGAAGGGGGAGAAGGTGCTGCACGCCGAGTACCTCGAGACCGGCTCCTCGGGGATCTTCCCCTACGACAAAGAAGACATTCCGTGGCATCCCGGGACGGTGAAGAGGACGAAACAGAAGATCGAGGAGAACAACGTGAAGAACGGCACCGACGGCACCGTGACGAAGTCGTCCTCCTCGGAGACGCTGTTCGAGTATTCGGTGGAGCAGGACAGGGAGAGGCAGCAGCCAACGGAGGCGATCAACGCCCACCTGATCAAGAATTTGAACGTGACGACGGTGCCGTCGCCGAGTGCCATATCGCCGACGGTCGGGATCCCGGGGGACGGGTCGGGCGCGGCGAGCCCGTCGAGGCTGTCGGTGAGCGCACCGGAGCCGTCGTGCATGGACCTGGTGGCGGCGGACTGTTCGCTGTCGAGATCGGCGTCGAACGTGTCGACGAGCGCCGCCCACTGCTCGTCGGTGAGACAGCACCGCACCACCTTCTTGGAAAACCTGCCCCGAGAGTTGAACAGCAAGACGGCGGCGAAAACGGCCGACGGTTCGACCGGGGTGGTGAAGAGCCTCAAGAAGGAGTTCGAAGCGAAGACGAACAACGAGGCTGAAATCGCGGCGGCGACGGCGAACAAAGTGAACAGCCTGCCCGCGTCCCCCGTAAGTCTCCACCAGGACAAAGAGAGGGTCGACGAAATGAACTTTAAAAATTTGCTAGGTATGTTCGAGAACAACAACACAGAAGCGCAAGTGACCAAACGACCGAAAACGAGCAAACCGGTGATACCGCGAAACGCGCGATTCTCGTGCGTCGAGGTGTCGTCCAAGTGGAAGGGCGGCGGCGGCGAGAGGGGGGCGGAGAAGCCGCCGATGTCGCCGGTCGTCCGGAACTCGCCCCAGTGTCTGATGGCGACGGTGATCGCGAGCGCCACCAAGAAACAGCAACAGTACGGGAAGAGCCACCCGTTGGCCAAGCTGACGATCAACAGGCACAACAATCCACTCTACAACACCATGTAG
- the ssh gene encoding protein phosphatase Slingshot isoform X1 — protein sequence MKLELFRGSTSAPRVVNDPIGSTRDVAEVWNALPSEKMTVDHDGMWMYNPPSFIRGLMDGSTGPQDDNMDTNRNPKSLSECYFAGKGTALVLPAAEAQKSSRRPDAQDSNIRKHLQSIVDLLRPEETLKMAVKLESVHPTRIRYLVIVSRMGKRGEESCLLGIDCNERTTVGLVLKVMADTAIRLDGDGGFSVSVCSRHHIFKPVSVQAMWSALQTLHKVSSKAREQNYFQGGLTHDWVDYYEKRIESDRSCLNEWHAMDNLESKRPPSPDSIRTKPREREETEKVIRTTLKEIMMSVDLDEVTSKYIRTRLEEDLDMDLGEYKSFIDQEMLTILGQMDAPTEIFDHVYLGSEWNASNYEELQRNGVGHILNVTREIDNFFPGTFNYYNVRVCDDEKTDLLKYWDDTFKYITSAKRNGSKVLVHCKMGVSRSASVVIAYAMKAYNWDFRTAMHHVKEKRTCIKPNTSFLSQLETYQGILDAMKNKEKLQRSKSETNLKSPTGGDSKPDKILVGSEPTPIVRALPKHVALSGQDLRNLGTRPKSWSPDNLPETEKEPSEKSPVSVSLEDLSQKSASKESVVKDKTTQARHVLMPCDNGESYSVSQNQIVHLPGQHKDVPSVKERVSELESNSRTEENNSGEKSPPTVRANLPKKEIWDPGDDLQKTSSCNSTSDSCDSQTESSSAVVSNNNNQKVWTSLTVLKNEPDSAALRNSINQKGVRKDGDPFSNQLDRVFDREEKKQQRISTTTATLPAEPPEARECPSRQSSWSSYDSAVVLQNEVGLSRHSSWGSGDTRLLPSRNSSWGSYDMRPKGAVHYRNEKGEKVLHAEYLETGSSGIFPYDKEDIPWHPGTVKRTKQKIEENNVKNGTDGTVTKSSSSETLFEYSVEQDRERQQPTEAINAHLIKNLNVTTVPSPSAISPTVGIPGDGSGAASPSRLSVSAPEPSCMDLVAADCSLSRSASNVSTSAAHCSSVRQHRTTFLENLPRELNSKTAAKTADGSTGVVKSLKKEFEAKTNNEAEIAAATANKVNSLPASPVSLHQDKERVDEMNFKNLLGMFENNNTEAQVTKRPKTSKPVIPRNARFSCVEVSSKWKGGGGERGAEKPPMSPVVRNSPQCLMATVIASATKKQQQYGKSHPLAKLTINRHNNPLYNTM from the exons CCTCAGCGAGTGCTACTTCGCGGGCAAGGGTACAGCCTTGGTGCTGCCGGCCGCGGAGGCGCAGAAGTCCAGCAGACGGCCCGACGCCCAAGACAGCAACATCCGGAAGCACCTCCAGTCCATCGTCGATCTGCTGCGGCCGGAAGAGACGCTCAAGATG GCCGTCAAGCTGGAGAGCGTCCATCCGACCCGCATCCGCTACCTGGTGATCGTCTCGAGGATGGGGAAGCGCGGCGAGGAGTCCTGCCTGCTCGGCATCGACTGCAACGAGAGGACGACCGTCGGACTCGTCCTGAAAGTCATGGCCGACACGGCGATCCGATTGGACGGAGATGG GGGATTCAGCGTCAGCGTCTGCAGCCGTCATCACATCTTCAAGCCGGTGTCCGTCCAGGCGATGTG GTCGGCCCTCCAGACTCTGCACAAGGTCAGTTCGAAGGCGCGCGAGCAGAACTACTTCCAAGGCGGTCTGACCCACGACTGGGTCGATTATTATGAAAAGAGGATCGAATCGGACAGATCCTGTCTCAACGAATGGCACGCGATGGACAATCTCGAGTCGAAGAGACCGCCGTCGCCCGATTCCATCCGGACCAAGCCAAGGGAACGCGAGGAGACCGAAAAGGTGATCAGGACGACGCTTAAGGAGATCATGATGTCGGTGGATCTCGACGAGGTGACCAGCAAGTACATCAGGACCAGGTTGGAGGAGGACCTGGACATGGACCTGGGGGAGTACAAGAGCTTCATCGACCAGGAGATGTTGACCATCCTCGGACAGATGGACGCCCCGACGGAGATCTTCGACCACGTCTATCTGGGTTCGGAGTGGAACGCATCGAACTACGAGGAGTTGCAAAGGAACGG AGTGGGTCACATCTTGAACGTGACCAGAGAAATCGACAACTTCTTCCCCGGCACCTTCAACTACTACAACGTGAGGGTGTGCGACGACGAAAAAACCGATCTGTTGAAATACTGGGACGACACCTTCAAATACATCACCAGTGCCAAACGGAACGGTTCCAAGGTCCTGGTGCACTGCAAGATGGGCGTGAGCAGGTCGGCGTCGGTGGTGATTGCGTACGCGATGAAAGCCTACAATTGGGACTTCCGCACGGCGATGCACCACGTCAAGGAGAAGAGAACGTGCATCAAGCCCAACACTAGCTTCTTGTCGCAGCTGGAGACCTACCAAGGCATCTTGGACGCGATGAAGAACAAGGAGAAGCTGCAGAGATCCAAGTCCGAGACGAACTTGAAGTCGCCGACGGGCGGCGACTCCAAACCGGACAAGATCCTGGTGGGGAGCGAACCCACTCCCATCGTCCGGGCTTTACCGAAGCACGTCGCCTTGTCCGGTCAGGACTTGAGGAATTTGGGGACGCGACCCAAGTCGTGGTCGCCGGACAACCTCCCCGAGACGGAGAAGGAGCCGTCGGAGAAGTCGCCGGTCTCGGTGTCGCTCGAGGACCTCAGCCAGAAATCGGCGTCCAAAGAGAGCGTCGTCAAAGACAAGACGACGCAGGCGCGACACGTTCTGATGCCGTGCGACAACGGCGAGTCGTACAGCGTGTCGCAGAACCAGATCGTGCACCTTCCCGGACAGCACAAGGACGTGCCGTCGGTGAAGGAGCGCGTCAGCGAGCTCGAATCCAACAGCAGGACCGAAGAGAACAACTCGGGCGAGAAATCGCCGCCGACGGTGCGGGCCAACCTGCCGAAGAAGGAAATCTGGGATCCGGGCGATGACCTGCAGAAGACGTCTTCCTGTAACAGTACAAGTGATTCCTGTGATTCCCAAACTGAGAGTAGTAGTGCAGTAGTGAGTAATAATAACAACCAGAAGGTGTGGACTTCGTTGACCGTGCTGAAGAACGAGCCGGACAGTGCCGCGTTGCGGAACAGTATTAACCAGAAAGGGGTGCGGAAGGACGGCGATCCGTTTTCGAACCAGCTGGATCGCGTGTTCGACCGCGAAGAGAAGAAACAGCAGAGGATCTCGACGACGACGGCGACACTGCCGGCGGAACCTCCCGAAGCGAGGGAGTGTCCGTCGAGGCAGAGCTCGTGGAGTTCGTACGACAGCGCGGTCGTGCTGCAGAACGAGGTGGGGTTGTCGAGGCACAGTTCGTGGGGTTCCGGCGACACTCGACTCCTGCCGTCGAGGAACAGCTCGTGGGGTTCGTACGACATGCGGCCCAAAGGAGCGGTGCACTACCGCAACGAGAAGGGGGAGAAGGTGCTGCACGCCGAGTACCTCGAGACCGGCTCCTCGGGGATCTTCCCCTACGACAAAGAAGACATTCCGTGGCATCCCGGGACGGTGAAGAGGACGAAACAGAAGATCGAGGAGAACAACGTGAAGAACGGCACCGACGGCACCGTGACGAAGTCGTCCTCCTCGGAGACGCTGTTCGAGTATTCGGTGGAGCAGGACAGGGAGAGGCAGCAGCCAACGGAGGCGATCAACGCCCACCTGATCAAGAATTTGAACGTGACGACGGTGCCGTCGCCGAGTGCCATATCGCCGACGGTCGGGATCCCGGGGGACGGGTCGGGCGCGGCGAGCCCGTCGAGGCTGTCGGTGAGCGCACCGGAGCCGTCGTGCATGGACCTGGTGGCGGCGGACTGTTCGCTGTCGAGATCGGCGTCGAACGTGTCGACGAGCGCCGCCCACTGCTCGTCGGTGAGACAGCACCGCACCACCTTCTTGGAAAACCTGCCCCGAGAGTTGAACAGCAAGACGGCGGCGAAAACGGCCGACGGTTCGACCGGGGTGGTGAAGAGCCTCAAGAAGGAGTTCGAAGCGAAGACGAACAACGAGGCTGAAATCGCGGCGGCGACGGCGAACAAAGTGAACAGCCTGCCCGCGTCCCCCGTAAGTCTCCACCAGGACAAAGAGAGGGTCGACGAAATGAACTTTAAAAATTTGCTAGGTATGTTCGAGAACAACAACACAGAAGCGCAAGTGACCAAACGACCGAAAACGAGCAAACCGGTGATACCGCGAAACGCGCGATTCTCGTGCGTCGAGGTGTCGTCCAAGTGGAAGGGCGGCGGCGGCGAGAGGGGGGCGGAGAAGCCGCCGATGTCGCCGGTCGTCCGGAACTCGCCCCAGTGTCTGATGGCGACGGTGATCGCGAGCGCCACCAAGAAACAGCAACAGTACGGGAAGAGCCACCCGTTGGCCAAGCTGACGATCAACAGGCACAACAATCCACTCTACAACACCATGTAG